Proteins from one Nicotiana tabacum cultivar K326 chromosome 23, ASM71507v2, whole genome shotgun sequence genomic window:
- the LOC107784529 gene encoding leucine-rich repeat extensin-like protein 2, with protein sequence MGNIWFLVFLLHKIIATEAAMSVGGGVGMGVGVGGGVGGGGVWIGGGINSPSPTSSDINKAYTALQTWKSAITDDPLGILNSWVGTNVCAYKGVFCSESQDYMGNPTLVVAGIDLNHANLQGILVKELSFLAEMSIFHLNSNRFSGPIPQTFRDLTSLTELDLSNNHFSGTFPTAVLLIPNLLYLDLRFNSFSGPIPEDLFNKKLDAIFLNNNQFDGELPQNLGNSPSSVINLANNKLTGNIPFSLGYMGPRIKEILFLNNQLTGCIPEGVGMWTDLQVLDVSFNSLMGHLPDTLSCLSGIEVLNLAHNKLSGDLPDLVCSLRSLINLTLTYNFFSGLSQDCDKLPYRNVGFDFSLNCIPGKQMQRPQPECSLIPGGSLSCLRIPSAKPLVCGSIISEEEIVSTPPSH encoded by the coding sequence atGGGCAACATTTGGTTTTTGGTTTTTCTCCTTCACAAAATTATTGCCACTGAAGCTGCAATGAGTGTAGGTGGTGGTGTTGGTATGGGGGTAGGTGTTGGTggtggggtggggggtgggggtgttTGGATTGGTGGAGGAATTAACAGCCCAAGTCCTACTTCTTCTGATATTAACAAAGCTTACACTGCTCTTCAAACATGGAAATCAGCAATTACAGATGACCCTTTGGGAATCTTGAATAGTTGGGTTGGTACAAATGTTTGTGCTTACAAAGGAGTCTTTTGTTCAGAATCTCAAGATTATATGGGCAACCCAACTTTAGTTGTTGCAGGTATTGATCTAAACCATGCAAATTTACAAGGCATTCTTGTTAAGGAACTGTCCTTTTTAGCAGAAATGTCCATTTTTCATCTCAACAGTAACAGATTTTCAGGGCCAATTCCGCAAACTTTCAGAGACCTTACTTCTCTTACTGAGTTAGACCTCAGTAATAACCATTTTTCTGGTACATTTCCTACTGCTGTTTTACTCATCCCAAATCTTCTTTATTTAGACCTCAGATTTAACAGCTTCTCAGGGCCAATTCCAGAAGACCTTTTCAACAAAAAACTTGATGCTATTTTTCTTAATAACAACCAGTTTGATGGTGAACTTCCTCAGAATTTAGGGAATTCTCCATCTTCAGTTATCAATCTGGCTAATAACAAGTTGACTGGGAACATTCCATTTAGTTTGGGGTACATGGGTCCAAGAATTAAGGAGATTTTGTTCCTAAATAACCAGTTAACTGGTTGTATTCCAGAAGGGGTTGGTATGTGGACAGATTTGCAAGTTTTGGATGTGAGTTTCAATTCATTAATGGGGCATTTGCCTGATACTCTTTCTTGCTTGAGTGGGATTGAGGTACTCAACTTAGCACACAACAAACTTTCTGGGGATTTACCAGACTTGGTTTGTTCATTGAGAAGCCTTATCAATTTGACTCTTACTTACAATTTCTTCTCTGGTTTGAGCCAAGATTGTGACAAACTTCCCTATAGGAATGTGGGGTTTGATTTCTCATTGAATTGTATTCCAGGTAAGCAAATGCAAAGGCCTCAACCAGAGTGTTCTCTCATTCCTGGTGGTAGTCTTAGTTGTCTTAGAATACCTTCAGCTAAGCCTCTTGTTTGTGGGTCAATAATTAGTGAAGAAGAAATTGTGTCAACACCTCCTtctcattga